Below is a genomic region from Pseudomonadota bacterium.
CATGTTATGCACAATGACGAGGACGGCCTTATGGAAACACAGTGTAGCGGGTGGCAGATGGAATTTCACGGTCTTGGAGCTCGGCGGGTGGTAGGGAGGTTTGATGGGGGGAGGATCAGCTCCGATGGGGGTAGTTTGCTGTTGCGCGAGGTGGAGTCGCGGACGCATATTCTGAAGCGCCTGGCGGGGTGTTTCATCGATCACCGGGATCCGGAGTTGATCGAGCACTCGGTGGAGTCGCTCATCAAACAGCGGGTGGTTGGGATGGCGCTCGGGTACGAGGATCTCAACGATC
It encodes:
- a CDS encoding transposase, encoding METQCSGWQMEFHGLGARRVVGRFDGGRISSDGGSLLLREVESRTHILKRLAGCFIDHRDPELIEHSVESLIKQRVVGMALGYEDLND